CAACTGCTCGCGGCGAGTCTTCGAGGCTGGGTTGTAGATCGCGACCACAAAATCGCCTTCGCCGGCCGCGTTCAGTCGACGCTCGATGATCGACCACGGTTTGAGCTGATCAGATAGAGAGATGACGCAAAAGTCATGACCGAGCGGGGCGCCGACGCGCGCCGCGGCTGCCTGCATGGCTGACAGGCCCGGAATGATCCGCAACTCGACATCGGGCGCCGAACCGTTCTGCGCCTCCACGGCTTCGAGCACCGCGGTTGCCATCGCGAAAATCCCGGGATCGCCGGAAGAAACGACCGCGACGCGCGACCCTGCAGCGGCGAGCTCAAGTGCATGGCGCGCGCGTTCGGCCTCGACTCGATTGTCGCTCTCGTGTCGTCTCTGTCCGAGTCGTGGTGGCACGCGTGCCAAGTACGGCCCGTAGCCGACCAGGTCGTCGGCGCGGGCAAGCTCAGCGTGCGCTTCCGGGGTCAACCACTCGGCCCCAGCCGGTCCGAGCCCCACGACGCTGACCGAGCCAGCGCATTTGTCGGCCGGTGAATCGGGGCGGGTGCTCTGCGCGGGAACGAGAACGAGCGACATATAGGGGACGTCGCCTTCCACGTCGTTGAGTGGCGCGATTCGCTCGCGGTCCGAGCTCGCTCGCTCGACGTAGAGACTTTGCCGAGCAACTCCGGCGGCAGTCGCCGCCGATCTGACGCGTTCAAATGTGCGGCCAAGCTTCATGACAACGGACGCGTCGGATGCCTGCATTCTCGCTGCCAGCTGATCGACCGGCAAGGTTCCGGGCAAGATGGTGAGGATGTCATCGCGTTTGGCGAGCGGTTGCCCGGCCGTTGCGGACGCCGCGCTGAACGAAGTGACGCCGGGCACAACTTCTGTCTTGTAGCGAGCAGAAAGTCGCTCATGCAAGTACATGTAAGAGCCGTAGAAGAACGGATCTCCCGCGCAGAGCACGCAGACGTCGCGCCCGTCATCCAGATGAATTGCGATCTCGGCGGCTGCGGCGTCATAGAAGTCACGAATCGCGCCCTCGTAGCCGAGCGGATGATCGGTTGTCTCGGTCGTGATCGGGTAGATCATCGGGAGCTCGATTTGATCGCCGCGCAAGAACTCGGCTGCGATCGTGCGGGCGACGCTGCTGCCGTGTCTCGCGCTGGGGAATGCGACGACGTCGGAGCACGTGATCAATCGCCGCGCCTTCAACGTGATCAGCTCGGGATCGCCGGGTCCTACGCCGACCCCGAACAGCCGCCCCGTGGCTGAAGAATTGATCACCCTACTCCTTCCGAATGCCCAACGCGTTGACAGCCGCGACCGCCATTGCGCTGCCGCCCCGGCGTCCGTGGACGACCAGAAACTCTGGCGCCAAGGCATGCTCGACGAGGGCGACCTTCGATTCGCTTGCGCCGACAAATCCAACGGGGACGCCAATGATCGCGGCAGGAAGATCCGCTCCTTCATCGATCATTTCGAGCAACCGAAAAAGCGCCGTCGGCGCATTTCCGATCACCGCAACCGAGCCCTTCAAAGAACTCCTCCAAAGCTCCAGTGCGGCGGCAGTGCGGGTGGTGTTCATCGCTTTCGCCAGCGCCGGAACCTTGGGGTCGGGGAGCGTGCAAATTACTTCGTTCTCGGCCGGAAGCCGTGAGCGTGTGATGCCGGCCGCGACCATCGATGTGTCGCAAAGAATCGGCGCGCCAGCCTGAAGCGCGACCTCAGCAGCAATTCCGAATCCGGGCGAAACCGCGACATCGCGGGGGAGGTCGACCATCCCGCAGGCATGAATCATCCGCACGACGGCGCGCGCAGCAATCGAGTCAAGACCTGAAAGGTCCGATTCCGCGCGGATCATTCTGAATGACCGCTCGTAGATCGCCGTGCCATCGCGTAGATAGTCGATCATGGGCAGGAACTTTCCGCGTCGAGCAGTTCAACTGCTGAGTCGACATCTTCGAGCAAGAGATTCACCTGCCGAGTGCGTACGCGCAGGCCCAATTTCTCGGCCGCGACGGCCATTTCTGCGCCCTTTGGCTCTCCGCAGCGCCGCTCACATGCCGACCAATGCTCGGTAGCGGGCCGCCGCACACGACGATTCGCTGCGCCCGCACGCCGGGCCGCAGCCGCGCGGACGTCGATCAACGCGTTTGCGCAGGCACCCCTGCCCGCGCAGGCCGAGAGGCCTTCCCAGCCCGAGCACGGCGCAACCGCGAGGCCAAGCGCAGATAACTCCTGCTGAAGCGGCTCGACTCGGTCGGCGGGGACGTCGACGATTGAGAGCGTGCGAGCGGGCGAGAGCCGGAGTTCACGCCCTTCGGCTCGCAGTAGCTTGCTCAGCCGTTCGAGAACGGATGCGTTCATGCGTCCAAGCGGAGGCATCGCGGTAACGGCGAAGTTGCCATCACGCTGCTCGAGCGAACCGCAGTCCAGTCCTCGCGCCGTGCGTGAACTCGATCGACGAACTGTGGTGCAGAGCCGCTCTGCGACCTGCTCAGGACCGGACTCGATTTCGTTCAAGCGCCAAGCGCGCAGATTTAGTCCGACCTGAAGTTCAAGAAACGCACGCGCCGCTTGGATCGCGAGCGCGACACTCGCGTTGGCACTGGCCACGAGCTCCGTCGGACAACCGCCAAGTTCGAGGCGTAGCGCCAGGCCCGCAGCGCCGTGCGCCTCGGCGATTAGCGCTACGTCAGGGTTCTGGCCGCCGGCCAGGCTCGAGCCGTCGTCAATCGCAAACAAAAAACGGCCAGACAGCTGCGAAAGTTCTGTGTCGTTCTGCAATTCACGGTCGAGCATGTCAACGAGGGCATCGGTCTGCGTAAGCGACGTCGGGTGGCGGCCGGCGAGCGGGCTCGCAAGAATGTTGCGTGCATGTTCGTGGGTTGGTGAAATGGCGAATCCGCCGTCCCCAAGGAGCTGCGCGAGCGAGCGGCCCGCTCCGCCTGACAGTCCGCGGATCTGCATGTTGGCGCGCCCCGTCAGCTCAGCGATGCCGTTCCCGCGCTCAGACGCCGCCGCCAGCGCGCCAATCTGAGCGGCGTCGAGCCGTCCCCCTGGGACCCGGATCCGGGCAAGATGGCCGTCCTCGGCCGCGTGTAGGCCAAGGACGTCCGGGCATCGGTCCTCGTTGGTCCTGCCACTCATCGATTCTGGCTTGGCGATGTCTTACTCCAGGACTGCCGCGGCGGCTGGTTGGCGGTTGCTGTCCCTCCGGGGGAACATTGATTCGCCGCGCATTACGCGATCGGCAGTGACCGCAAATACGAGCCCGATCGTTGCCCAGAGCACGGCCTGAATTCCGACGGTCGCCTGCCTGAACTGCCAGAGCGTGGTCGCGGGGAACTCGGCGGAAACCTCGTCAATGCGCGGCATGCCGCGGCCAATAGCGAGCATCGCCAAGACGTAAATCGCGCCGGCAAACACGGTCGCCGCCCCGGGAGACGTTCGCGA
This is a stretch of genomic DNA from Solirubrobacterales bacterium. It encodes these proteins:
- a CDS encoding precorrin-2 C(20)-methyltransferase; the encoded protein is MPWRQSFWSSTDAGAAAQWRSRLSTRWAFGRSRVINSSATGRLFGVGVGPGDPELITLKARRLITCSDVVAFPSARHGSSVARTIAAEFLRGDQIELPMIYPITTETTDHPLGYEGAIRDFYDAAAAEIAIHLDDGRDVCVLCAGDPFFYGSYMYLHERLSARYKTEVVPGVTSFSAASATAGQPLAKRDDILTILPGTLPVDQLAARMQASDASVVMKLGRTFERVRSAATAAGVARQSLYVERASSDRERIAPLNDVEGDVPYMSLVLVPAQSTRPDSPADKCAGSVSVVGLGPAGAEWLTPEAHAELARADDLVGYGPYLARVPPRLGQRRHESDNRVEAERARHALELAAAGSRVAVVSSGDPGIFAMATAVLEAVEAQNGSAPDVELRIIPGLSAMQAAAARVGAPLGHDFCVISLSDQLKPWSIIERRLNAAGEGDFVVAIYNPASKTRREQLARGINTLRKHRADTTPVVVARAVGSDEESLSVTTLAELELDEVDMRTLLIVGSSTTRTLRTGNGATSVYTPRSYPE
- a CDS encoding precorrin-8X methylmutase; the encoded protein is MIDYLRDGTAIYERSFRMIRAESDLSGLDSIAARAVVRMIHACGMVDLPRDVAVSPGFGIAAEVALQAGAPILCDTSMVAAGITRSRLPAENEVICTLPDPKVPALAKAMNTTRTAAALELWRSSLKGSVAVIGNAPTALFRLLEMIDEGADLPAAIIGVPVGFVGASESKVALVEHALAPEFLVVHGRRGGSAMAVAAVNALGIRKE
- a CDS encoding precorrin-3B synthase; amino-acid sequence: MSGRTNEDRCPDVLGLHAAEDGHLARIRVPGGRLDAAQIGALAAASERGNGIAELTGRANMQIRGLSGGAGRSLAQLLGDGGFAISPTHEHARNILASPLAGRHPTSLTQTDALVDMLDRELQNDTELSQLSGRFLFAIDDGSSLAGGQNPDVALIAEAHGAAGLALRLELGGCPTELVASANASVALAIQAARAFLELQVGLNLRAWRLNEIESGPEQVAERLCTTVRRSSSRTARGLDCGSLEQRDGNFAVTAMPPLGRMNASVLERLSKLLRAEGRELRLSPARTLSIVDVPADRVEPLQQELSALGLAVAPCSGWEGLSACAGRGACANALIDVRAAAARRAGAANRRVRRPATEHWSACERRCGEPKGAEMAVAAEKLGLRVRTRQVNLLLEDVDSAVELLDAESSCP